In Symmachiella dynata, the following are encoded in one genomic region:
- a CDS encoding YwqG family protein, with amino-acid sequence MTTTDTFRQSLMEAGLDRVASQLTDALEPSVSIQTAPLADYAIPVGASKFGGQPDVPVDFEWPLWNGAPLSFLGQINLANITQYACTAALPPTGLLSFFYDPEQSTWGFDPKDRGSWSVRFTSNSDLQRATFPAGLPDHARYTPCQLTFSDCMTPISSRSDTFRKLKLTDEEFNFYIRLIYSEDSLRHHLFGHPQEIQGEMQLECQLASNGINCGDLEGYDDTRVPMLKPGAADWRLLLQLDSDDNAGWMWGDLGRLYFWITNDSLQSRKFENIWMVLQCG; translated from the coding sequence ATGACAACTACTGATACGTTTCGGCAAAGCTTGATGGAAGCGGGGCTAGATCGCGTCGCATCCCAACTGACTGACGCGCTTGAGCCCAGTGTCAGCATTCAGACCGCTCCTCTGGCAGACTATGCGATCCCTGTTGGTGCATCCAAGTTCGGCGGCCAACCGGATGTACCCGTTGATTTCGAGTGGCCACTCTGGAACGGCGCACCGCTGTCCTTTCTTGGTCAGATCAACCTCGCAAACATTACACAATATGCCTGCACGGCCGCGTTGCCTCCAACAGGACTCCTCTCATTCTTCTATGATCCAGAGCAGTCCACCTGGGGCTTCGACCCCAAGGATCGTGGCAGTTGGTCTGTTCGGTTTACCTCAAATTCTGATCTTCAGCGAGCAACATTCCCAGCGGGCCTGCCAGATCACGCACGGTATACCCCGTGCCAGCTAACCTTCAGCGATTGCATGACTCCTATCAGCTCGAGATCAGACACCTTCCGAAAACTTAAACTCACTGACGAAGAGTTTAATTTCTACATTCGTCTGATCTACAGTGAGGACTCACTTCGTCACCACCTATTTGGGCATCCGCAGGAAATTCAAGGTGAAATGCAACTCGAATGTCAGTTGGCGTCGAACGGTATCAATTGCGGCGACCTCGAAGGATATGATGATACTCGTGTCCCGATGCTTAAACCTGGTGCTGCCGACTGGCGATTGTTGCTTCAGCTCGATAGCGATGACAACGCTGGCTGGATGTGGGGCGATCTAGGCCGACTGTATTTTTGGATCACAAACGACAGTCTTCAGTCACGCAAATTCGAGAACATTTGGATGGTTCTCCAGTGCGGATGA